A window of the Candidatus Neptunochlamydia vexilliferae genome harbors these coding sequences:
- a CDS encoding alpha/beta hydrolase, giving the protein MKKLCLFLLLTFTHILFADVLYISDRHGFTDPDSLSASTVITEDLKKGITQDQWIQATRGKNIAVLIHGYNNEFEKAMNYCSRIIEKSAHLYDTFICYFWPGGDRVIEYLSARNRAVNYLPSRVASLLGEIAHLGRNVDVFAHSMGCRLTLEAMTERNHFSLRNVFLLAPAVDNEELEYGEDYEDAPLNCSKMFVFYSDDDQVLKMGFPLLDFDTALGRFGAENPRDLPPNVYQINADGHRHSDYAGSDFVFGKVSQILGH; this is encoded by the coding sequence ATGAAAAAACTGTGTTTATTTTTACTACTTACTTTTACTCATATTCTTTTTGCCGATGTTCTCTATATAAGTGATCGGCATGGGTTTACCGATCCCGATTCTTTGTCCGCCTCAACGGTCATAACAGAGGACCTCAAGAAAGGCATTACCCAAGACCAGTGGATTCAAGCCACCCGAGGCAAAAATATTGCTGTGTTAATTCATGGTTACAACAATGAGTTTGAAAAAGCAATGAACTACTGTTCCAGAATCATAGAGAAGTCCGCTCACCTTTATGACACCTTTATTTGCTATTTTTGGCCTGGAGGGGACCGGGTTATTGAGTATTTAAGTGCTAGAAACCGTGCTGTTAACTACCTTCCTTCCCGTGTAGCTTCCTTGCTTGGAGAGATTGCTCATTTGGGAAGAAATGTGGATGTCTTTGCTCATAGTATGGGCTGCCGTCTTACACTAGAGGCAATGACAGAGCGGAATCATTTTTCTTTGCGCAATGTATTCCTGCTTGCTCCTGCAGTAGATAATGAAGAGCTTGAATATGGAGAAGACTATGAAGATGCGCCACTAAACTGCTCAAAAATGTTTGTCTTCTATTCGGATGACGACCAGGTTCTCAAGATGGGATTCCCCCTTCTTGACTTTGATACCGCTTTGGGCCGTTTTGGTGCGGAAAACCCTCGGGACTTACCCCCTAACGTCTACCAGATCAACGCCGATGGCCACCGCCACAGCGACTACGCAGGCTCTGACTTTGTCTTCGGCAAAGTCTCCCAGATCCTCGGCCATTAA